GCTTGATCAAATTGTTTTTGATCGCCATTTGGCAAAGTGATAATTGGCATAAAAAATCCTTAAGGAGTGATGCCCCGTACAATAGAGCATGTCACCGCGAGATTATGATCGAGGAGAACCTCAAAAGATAAAAACGGTGGATAAATAAAAAATCGATTGGAATTTTACACGTCTTAGGCATTTTAATAAACCGTTAATGCCATTTCGTTGCGTTCTAGTCACATTTGTCAAAAATATAAGTGCTTACATTTTGGGGCAGAAAAATCCTGTTTTTCATATTATGTTGATCAACGTTATTTTTAATTTGTTATTTAAACCATAACTTTTTCGCCCACCCCAAAAATAATAGGCAGGCCATATGACAACAAAAGCCCTTCTTACCTTCTCCTCACTTGAACCCTTAAAACCAGCATACGCTTTAGCAGCAAATGTAGATCTCGTTGTAGTACGTTTAGCGGATGATGACCCGGAACAAGTGGTGGTCATGTATGGTCGCTGTCAGCATCGGGGGGCTTTAATGTCAGATGCCCATATTCAAGGTGATAAAATTGTCTGCGGCTTACATGGCTCACATTACATGTATAAAACAGGTATAAACCCACGCTACCTCAATAAAAACTTACAGAAATTTAAAGCCTGGGTTGAAAACGATCAGGTCATGGTCGATTTAGAAGAAATAGAAGCTTGGGAAAAACGCAATCCACAGCAATTCAATCGTGAACGCTACCAAGGGCTGTATGCAGATTCACAACCTGCACCCGAAGAACCACATAACCGTTTTATTTTAGACTTAGCCCGTAATGGTTTAAAAATGTTGGCCATCATGGACCCACTTCAGCTATGGGCGTGCCTTTCGATAAACTTCCAAAGTGGGAAGACATTCAACTGGTCACAGCACAGTTGTGGAAAGTGCCACTGCTTGATGATGCTCCTGTCGCCACCAAAGTGGTGATTGGCCCCAATGCAAAAAAACCGCTTGTACTCGATATTCCGTTATTTGTTTCAGATATGAGTTTTGGTGCATTGTCGCAAGAAGCCAAAACAGCTCTCGCCATGGGTGCGGAGCTTGCAGGTACAGGCATCTGCTCCGGTGAAGGAGGCATGCTCACCAATGAACAAGCAGCGAACTCACGTTATTTTTATGAATTAGCTTCAGGGCGTTTTGGTTATGACATTGAGAAAGTGAAAAAATGCCAAGCCTTTCATTTTAAAGGTGGCCAAGCAGCCAAAACCGGTACAGGCGGACATCTACCTGGACATAAAGTCGTGGGTAAAATTGCTGAAGTTCGTGGTTTACCTGAGGGCGAAGCGGCGATTTCCCCTGCCACTTTCCCCGATTGGACTGAGCTTTCGCAGTACAAGGACTTTGCTGAGTACGTTCGTAAGGAAACAGGCGGTATTCCGATTGGCTTTAAACTCTCGGCACAGCATATTGAGAAAGACATTGATGCTGCCCTTGCCATCGGTGTGGATTACATCATTTTAGATGGTCGTGGTGGCGGTACAGGTGCAGCGCCAACCCTATTCCGTGACAATATTTCCGTACCAACCATTCCTGCACTGGCACGAGCACGTCGCCATTTAGACCGCTTAGGACGCCGTGATATTAGCTTGGTGATTACTGGTGGCTTACGCGTGCCTGCCGACTTTATTAAAGCGCTAGCACTGGGTGCAGATGCCATTGCGGTGTCCAATTCTGCGATGCAAGCCATTGGCTGTTTAGGAATGCGTGCCTGTCAAACTAATGACTGTCCTGTGGGGATTGCCACACAGCAAGATCATTTACGCCGCCGCTTAGAAATTGAAAAATCCGCACAGCAACTAGCAAATTTCTTTAACGCTTCGGTTGAATTGATGCAAGTCATGGCACGTGCTTGCGGTCATGATGCTTTAAGTAAGTTTAGCTTGGATGACCTCACCACTTGGAAAAAAGACATAAGTGAGCTAACGGGCATTCATTATGGTGGAATTGTTTAATGTCTAAATAAGATGATCAGATCGCTGATCGTTCTGATCATTCTCTTAAATTTTCCCACACCTTAAATGTATCACTGTCATCATTTACATAGAGTTCAGCAAATTGCGGCAAAATGGACTCACTTTGCGCGGGTCTCAAAAACACATAATCATCTACATCAACTGCAGCATCGTTGGATATATTTAGAACTTCTTGATTGGTACTTCGACCAAAGAGCACATGCGGTTGCACACCCTTGGGATAAACATACTCACCACGCCAATAGCCCCCGTAAACACAAATACCTTGTTGTTTAGGTTGTACCGCTTGAAACTTTTCTAATCCTGGCACCTGAATATGATCAAGCACCTTCAAAATCGGGGCCGCTATCAGGAGCGCAGGTTTAAGCTGCGCTAACACGGATAATTCAAAGTCTAAAGGTTTAAGTAAAAGTGACCCAAACGAAAGATCGTTGCAGACGGTTTGGATAAAATGATGATGCAAGGTCGTACTTCCTGCACCATTAAAACACAACATTGAAACATCAATAGTTGGGAAAAACTGTTCAATAATTTGAATAAATTCTTGATATCGCTGTTGTGATTTTTGAAAGGCTTTAATTGGAGAAAATACCACTTTTGGAAGCTTTCTCACGTGTGCATCGTAGCCCATCAGTCCTGTTAGTTTTAAGTACTTCGAGTGATGCTGAATAAGTGTTAATGCTTGCTGAAATTGCACCAAGTCCTCAAAGCCTCCCCGATGTAAGCCAATATCAATTTCTAGATTAATATTCAGCTGTAATTGCTGCGACTGAGCTAAAGCCAAATACTGCCCTAGCCTTGAAACAGAATCGATTAACCAATGTACCTGAGTAGCTAAATAACTATGTTCTTTCAGCAAAGCGGTTACTCCTGATATGGGCATCGGTTTACCCAGCAACATATCTGCATCAGGGATCAAGTAGTACAGCGGTCTAATATGCGCAAGGTGAAAAACCATAAATGCTTTGGTTTGAAATTCATCCGCTGTGAGTTTCAATAGATTCAAATTAGCCAGCGATTTCACCACCAACCTTGGGGTTAAATGCTGGGGCCATTGACTGAGAATATGAGCAATATTGTGTTTAAAGCGCTTTAGATCCAGTATCAACTGAGGCTGTCCATTTCCCACTCGCTTGAGTTTTTCGTTCAATGCCTGAAAATATTGAGTCTGCATGATCCTTTGCCTCTTCAACTATGAAGTCAGTAACTGTTCCATATAGGGATTTAACCATTTCTTATGCGGATCCAATTCACGTCTTAAACGCATAAAATCATCCCATTTGGGGTATAAATGTCTCAGTTGCTGCGCACCCAATGAGTGTAATTTACCCCAATGTGGTCGACCGCCATATTTCAGAAAAATCGGCTCCACCAAATCAAAAATTAAAGCGTAATCTTGCTTATAAAATTGATGGATTGAGATAGACACCGAATCACGTTCAAAAAAAGGACTCAACCAAATATCATCAGCGCGTACATAACGGAACTCAATGGGGAAAAATACAGGTGCTTTTTGACGTTTTAATACCGTCATGATTTCCTGAAAACATTCTAGTCCGCGATCAACAGGTAACTGATATTCCATTTCATTAAAACGAGTAGCACGTGCACTTGGGAATAATCGCGTAGACCAATCCACAACGGTACTCGGTTGAATTGC
This window of the Acinetobacter sp. NCu2D-2 genome carries:
- a CDS encoding FMN-binding glutamate synthase family protein codes for the protein MGVPFDKLPKWEDIQLVTAQLWKVPLLDDAPVATKVVIGPNAKKPLVLDIPLFVSDMSFGALSQEAKTALAMGAELAGTGICSGEGGMLTNEQAANSRYFYELASGRFGYDIEKVKKCQAFHFKGGQAAKTGTGGHLPGHKVVGKIAEVRGLPEGEAAISPATFPDWTELSQYKDFAEYVRKETGGIPIGFKLSAQHIEKDIDAALAIGVDYIILDGRGGGTGAAPTLFRDNISVPTIPALARARRHLDRLGRRDISLVITGGLRVPADFIKALALGADAIAVSNSAMQAIGCLGMRACQTNDCPVGIATQQDHLRRRLEIEKSAQQLANFFNASVELMQVMARACGHDALSKFSLDDLTTWKKDISELTGIHYGGIV
- a CDS encoding Rieske (2Fe-2S) protein, translated to MTTKALLTFSSLEPLKPAYALAANVDLVVVRLADDDPEQVVVMYGRCQHRGALMSDAHIQGDKIVCGLHGSHYMYKTGINPRYLNKNLQKFKAWVENDQVMVDLEEIEAWEKRNPQQFNRERYQGLYADSQPAPEEPHNRFILDLARNGLKMLAIMDPLQLWACLSINFQSGKTFNWSQHSCGKCHCLMMLLSPPKW
- a CDS encoding alanine racemase, with product MQTQYFQALNEKLKRVGNGQPQLILDLKRFKHNIAHILSQWPQHLTPRLVVKSLANLNLLKLTADEFQTKAFMVFHLAHIRPLYYLIPDADMLLGKPMPISGVTALLKEHSYLATQVHWLIDSVSRLGQYLALAQSQQLQLNINLEIDIGLHRGGFEDLVQFQQALTLIQHHSKYLKLTGLMGYDAHVRKLPKVVFSPIKAFQKSQQRYQEFIQIIEQFFPTIDVSMLCFNGAGSTTLHHHFIQTVCNDLSFGSLLLKPLDFELSVLAQLKPALLIAAPILKVLDHIQVPGLEKFQAVQPKQQGICVYGGYWRGEYVYPKGVQPHVLFGRSTNQEVLNISNDAAVDVDDYVFLRPAQSESILPQFAELYVNDDSDTFKVWENLRE